GACTATTATATTTGTTGTAGTTGTAAGTGTAACTGCTACCTATACTTTAACTCCAAAGATTACTTTAGATTATAAAATAGAGATGAAGTGAGGTTTGAAAAGGTCAAATGGTCTCTAGTATTCAAAGATTACTAAATAATTATTTTGATAAAAGTAATGTCCAACAACAAAATTTCCGTAACACAGTTTCACAATCAGTAGAGAGAACTGATGGTGTTCATTCTAATAAGAATGTAGAAATATATAATCCCAAAACTAATAAAGTGAAATACAATGATAAATCTATTTCACCACGGTTACAGGTTGACAGAAATTACAATTTAACTATTGAAGAAAACAAAGTATACAGTGTGGATACAGATTATGGATTGATAAACTATCAATTTAATAATGATTCAAATTCAAGTTACGTTCAAACACTACATTACGATAATCAAATTAGTGATGAGAAACGTGTCCATCTAGAGAAAAACAGGCAATTTTTAACTCATTTACAGACGTTTGCAGAGACTGGAAGAATTAATATTATGTATACTGCAAGAGAAGCTAGTGAAGTACTAGAAGGATTTAATAGATTGGGAATCAATACCGAAGAGCCTTTCACTATAAATAATAAACCGACAAGATATAGGATCGATCCTTCTGGTGTTATTCATGAAGTTGATCTTGAGAGTAGAGGAATGAAAGAGAAGGACTGGAGAAAGTTTGGACATGATGAAAATACTATATTTATAATTCAAGGTAAAGAGTACAAAATGGACGAGAATGGTCAACTTCCTTTACCAAAAGATTATGTCCATAAACATGAGCAAGTACAAATTATTAATAAATAATGTTCAGTAACATAATATTTCTAGCACCCTGAAATTTATATAGGGTGCTTTTTTCTTGGATTTTCGGATTTATGGTGGAACGGAACTTATAGCTCTCCCTTTTCCAACTCCTTAATAAATGTGGTGAAGTCGATACCAAAGTTATCTGAAACGTTGTGATCTGTAACGTGGTCAAACATATTTGGTAAAGCATCGTAAAAAGCATTTTTATTAAAACGAGGTTTCCGCTTTTTATGAAGCTTTTCGTTGAATAAAATTTTTGCCCTTAAAGAATCGAAAGAATATCCTTTTCCCAGTCGTTCAACATGACGTATAATGCTATTTATAGACTCTGTATATGCGTTAGTAAGTCTTTTATCAAAGTGATTGAATATTTCTTCATTCCAATTGTCTACGGCTCTAACAAGGTCTTTATAAGCATCTTTAACATTACTGGATACACAACGCTGACGCCAATTTATATATCGTTTTTCTCCTTCTTGTGAACTTGGCGTATCCCATATCTTATAGAATTCTTCTTTGAGTTCATAGGCTTCCTTCAAATCAGGAATATTTCCAAGCCAAGTTTCTAAAAGTAGCAATTCACGGTCGATTAGATCGTGCCTGCGTTTGAGAAGTATAAACCTATCACGCATAAGTGTTCTTCTTCCTTTTGGTGTCATATTAGTTCTTAAAGATTTCCTAACACTATCCAAGGCTTGATTTGCCATACGGACTACATGAAACTTATCTACCACCACTTTAGCGTGTGGAAGGACGATATTCACTGCATCTTTGTAAGGTTTCCACATATCCATTGTGACGTATTCGATATAAGACCTATCTTCAATCTCTAAAAGGCGTTTAATGACTATATCCTTGTTACGATCCTTTTTGATGTCATAGATAGTTCTCCGTTCGACGTTGGTAAGTACCAGACGAGGTTTACGAATGATGTGTATTTCATCTATCCCAAGCCATTTAGGAGTCTCAAATTGGTATTCTCTTTCTTTAAATGCCGCATAGTCCTTAAAGACGTTCCTAACGGTCTTCTCGTCAACACCAACGCTTTCTGCGACTTCTACAAAGGTCTTAGACATTGATTGCTCTTCAATGGATTCTAACAGCCTTCTGGTCATACTACGCTTTTCGTCAATGGATATAAGACGTTCCCAAAAGGTCGAGTCACACTCACGACACTTATAACGTCTACGGTTCAATTGTAAGCCAACTCGCTTTAAACGAATAGGCAAATCCATAATCAATTGTTTTCGTGAGCTGTGCTTATATAACTTGTCAAAACCACATTCTGGACAACGTTCTGGAGGATAGATTGCTTCCACTTTAAACATCATATCGGTTTCATTCTCTTGTGGTGGTTCGATTGCTGTAAGATCTGGGAGGAATAATAAGTCGTTCATATTACACCTGAACCAACTCTGGATTTTGATAGATATTACCAATAATTTTTAAATTGCATTCAAGTGTCTTATCATCCACATATTGTACTTCATTTGTCATATGCCAATGTGAGTACAAATTTATCCAAGCACGAAACTTAAACTCTCTCATTACCATCACTCCTATCATTTGATAGGTTAATTATACCAATAAAGGATAATGATATTCCACTAAATAATCCGATTTATGATTAAATTGTTGTTAAACTATTAAACTGGGTTTTCCACTATATATTCCGAAGACCCGAAATAATAAGCTCCGACTCTGCATTATTGGTGTTTGTTCATTCCGGAAAACCAAGTACATTTACCGATAAACATCTCTTTCCGTAAAGCTTAAGCAGCTTGTAATGATTCAGTTTGAGGTAATCCCTTCAATAATTTACTTCCATCAAATTCACATTGCTTCTGGCCAATAACGAACAGTACACGTAATAACTTGCAACACAACGCGATAAGCGATTGTTGTTTTTTCAAGGGACGGTTGGGGCGGGTTGTGTAGTACCTATGCAATGCTTTAAACGTCGGGTTGTTAGCCACCAATGGCCGAACCGCTATATATAAAGCCTTTCGCAGTTTCTTTCGCCCGCGTTTGCTTATCCTGGTTTGTCCTTTGAACTTTCCAGAACTATGTTCCCGTAAAGCTAATCCCGCCATATTTACTAATTGTTGTGGGTGATGATACTTTCTAACATCCCCAACTTCCGCAAAGAAAGTGGCAACGGTTACTACACCTAATCCCTTAATGGCTATCATTTCTTTTGCACCTGGTATGTTCTCCAGTAGCTCTTCGATTTCCTGATCAAGTCTCTCCAACTGTTGGTAATGTAGTTCATATTGATCAAGAAGACTGTGTAATTCTTTTCTGGCAAAGCGTAAGCCGATTTCAATGCCAATGCTTTTGTTAGCCTTCTCCACCAGGTTATTTGCACGTTTGATACCAATTCCCTGTTTAATGACCGTTTTCCATTGTGCAAGCACTTCTTCCGGAGTCATTCCGCAAATATCGGATGGGTATGGAAATTCACGTAATGTAAACCAAGCTGTCTTTCCATCCCAGTCTTTAAACACGTCATCAAACTCCGGGAAGTACCGTTGGAGGTTATTTTGAACACGCCCTTCAATAACTATCAGCTGTTTTGTCAATTGATCTCTTAATTTCATGCCTTCTCGTAATTCGGCATAAATACCGTCAAGAAGATTTGGTACAGAGTATCGTCCATCCTTAATCAGCTGTGCTATCACACGTGCATCCTTTGTGTCATTCTTCGTTGGTGAATTATCGTCGAGCTCCTTGGATTTTTTGACGTGCATCGGATTGACCAATACAAAGTCATATCCTCTGGCAGTTAAGAAATAAGCCAAGCTCATCCAATAATGCCCCGTTGGCTCAACACCAAAAATAACCTTATTTTTATCCTGTTCTTTTTGAATCTTAATAACCCGTTCCAACAGTTGTTCAAAGCCATGTATTCGATTTTCAAAGGTCAGTCGCTTTCCAAATTCAATTCCCCGGTCATCCTGCATCCGTGCGACATGTTTGTCCTTGGCAATATCAATGCCAACAATTAATGTAGATGGAGTAATTTGCATGATTTTTCGATTTTGATTATAATTCATTTTGAGTCCTCTCCTTGGTATCTATTTAAATTCGGGGTCATGATCATGACACCCTGTACTATACCAAGAGGGCTCTTTTTTGTTCAAACCTCAAATTTCTTCATTACAGGAATGCTCCGCTGGTTTTAGGTTTGTGAACATTAGTTGGGGCAGGAATTGTTTTAAAAAAACACATTATACCACATTAATAGTCCGGAGCGACCCCGGACGGTGGCGAGGAGTGGACTTAAAGAAAACATTCCAGCAATTATGTCGCAGTTTATATCAACTATGTCGGTTTAGAGCAACAAAATATACTAAAAAGGCTTTGAAAAGAACATCTAATAAACAACAGGAGGGTACTTAACATGGTATCTGTAAATAAAGACCGATTAATCGATGAATTTATGGAACTTGTTCAAATTGATTCAGAAACAAAGCATGAAACAAAAATTGCTGAAGTTCTGACAAATAAATTTACTGAATTAGGTTTGGATGTAGTAGAAGATGACAGTAAAGAAAAAACAGGTCATGGAGCAGGCAACCTGATTTGTATATTGAAGGGTAATAAGGAAGGGGCTGATCCAATCTACTTCACTTCCCATATGGATACAGTGGTTCCAGGAAACGGTATCAAACCATCGATAAAAGATGGCTATATTGTTTCTGATGGTACAACCATTCTAGGTGCCGATGATAAAGCAGGTCTAGCTGCTATTATCGAAACGATTCGGACATTGAAAGAAAACAATATTGAACACGGTGACATACAATTTGTTATTACAGCCGGTGAAGAGTCCGGCTTGGTTGGCGCCAAGGCACTGGACGGATCATTGATTAATGCCAAGTATGGCTACGCAATTGACAGTAATGGTACGGTAGGAGATCTTATAGTTGCTGCACCAACGCAAGCTAAGCTTTTTACCGTTATGAAGGGAAAAACAGCACACGCAGGTCTTGCCCCTGAAAAAGGAGTATCAGCGATAACGCTCGCATCCAAAGCTATTTCCAAAATGCCGCTTGGACGGATTGATAATGAAACAACAGCCAATATCGGTCGGTTTGAAGGAGGCAAGCAGACTAATATTGTTTGTGATCATGTAGAAATACTGGCTGAGGCAAGGTCATTAACTCCTGAAAAAATGGAGAAGCAGGTTGCTAAGATGAAGGATGCTTTCGAAAAAACTGCTGAAGAACTTGGCGGCAGTGCAGAAGTAGATGTTCAAGTAATGTATCCTGGCTTCAACCTTGATGAAGATGATGAAGTCGTGAAGATTGCACAGAACGCAGCCAAAAAAATCGGCCGTGATAGTAATCTGCAAAAAAGTGGCGGAGGCAGTGATGCAAATATTATTTCCGGGTTGGGGATTCCAACGGTTAATTTAGCAGTTGGCTATGAAGAAATCCATACAACTAATGAACGAATTCCGGTCGATGAATTGGTCAAGGTTACCGAACTTGTAACCGCAATTGTGCAGGAAGTGGCTGATAGATAAAATTATTAGTAAAAAACCACAGATAAACGTTGCTGGGAAATGAAATGTACATCCGGCACGTTTTTCTTTTGTATTGTTGCTAAAAAATATTTCCCGAATGCAACGTAATAAATGTTAAAATAATGAATATAATGTGAATTTTTAGGTGAGGAGGAAAGTTTTTAATGAATGAAGGATTAAACAGCCCAAAAGGGTTTGGGGAAATTCTTGATGTTGCTTTTTCATTAAGTAAACAGTACTTTTCAAAATTTTTCCTGATAGTATTGATAGTTATTGGACCGCGTAAGCGACAAATAAACCCCACCTAGTTTTTAGATGGGGGTTTCTAGTATGCTTTATTTAGATTTATTAGGAACGCGGCATTCTTGAGGGAGGGCTGCTGACCATGGCAGGTATTGAGCCAATTGCTCCTTATCCGTCGTATCCATATTGGGAAGTTCTTCAAACAAATAGCTGAGGTAGTTGAATGGATTTAATCCATTTTCCTTAGCTGTCTCCACAATACTGTAAATAATCGCACTGGATCTTGCTCCTTTTGCGGTATTACTGAAAAGCCAATTTTTCCTACCTAGCACAAAAGGCTTGATGGACCGTTCCGCACGGTTATTATCAATTTCCAGACGACCATCCTCTAAAAAGGCCTCCAAATGTTCCCATTGTTTACGACAATATTTGATTGCTTTGCCTAACGCACTTTTGGGTAGTACACGTGGTGTCTGTTCTTGAAGCCATGCCAAAAAAGCCTCCATTACAGGTTGGCTGCGTTCCAAACGCTGTTTATAGCGTTCTTTTGGACTTACGTCTTTTAATTTACGTTCAATTTCATAAAGTTGATTACAGAAAGCCAAGCCTTCTTTAGCTTTCACAGACGTAGTGGCTGCGGATTCAGGAAGTGCCTGAAGTGCTTCTGTAAATTTACGGCGTGCATGCGCCCAGCATCCAACCAAGGTAACATTGGTTAAGCCGTTGTAGCCAGGGTAACCGTCTACATGCAGATATCCCTTGAAACCTTCCAGGAATCGGCGGGGGTGTTTGCCAGCCCGGGTTTGTTGATAATCATACAAGACGATGGGAACATCGGTATGCCCGGAGCGATACAGCCACATATAGGATTTTGATGTTGCGGGCCGTTCCGGCTCGGATAAAACTTGTAATGTCGTCTCATCCGCGTGGGCCATGTCCAGTTCCAATAACCGGGCATGCATTTCTTTATAAATCAGCTCAAGCCAAGCATTGGCGCCGTACGCTATCCAATTAGCCAGAGTCTGACGTGGTATGGATATACCGAAGCGTTCCAAATGTTTCTCTTGCCGATACAGTGGCATCCCTTCCACATATTTTTGCGTCATGGTATAAGCCATTGCGGACGGGGAGGCCAAACTACCGGGAAAAACAGGCTCTGGCATTTTCGCTGTCACAATTGGTGTTTCAATTTCATAGCGTTCACAGTGGCGACAGCTGTACACGTGGCGCACGTGCTCCACAACTTTCACTTGTGCAGGAATAACCTTTAATTCTTTGCGCACTTCCTTGCTCATATCGTGCAATGCACCGCCGCAACACGAACAGAACTGTTCCTCATCGGATAAACAATATTCAATCGTTTCCGTAGGCAGGTTTTCAAGCTTTTGTTCGCGCTGTCCACGCTGTTTCTTGCGTTTATATGTAATCGTCTCAACAGTTGGTTCTTCAACTGTTGAATCAGCTGTGGTCTCTGCTTCATTGAAAAGCGAAAGCTGGTTCGAGTCGGTCTTCTCACTGGAAGATCCGAATCTGCGTTGTTGGCTCAAACGAAATTGTTCTTGGTACCATTTTAATTCCGCCTCCAACGCTTCATTTTCCATCTCAAGCTTTTCCGTACGCGCTTTAAAATATTCAATTGATTCGTTTGATGTATGCGCTGTATTTTCCATACGACAAGTATACGAAAAAGAATCCGACTTGCCTAGTCGAATTCCCATATTTCCATATTTCAAATTTTTATAGAATGGTACGTGCTTTGACTTCCCGGTGTGCCTGCTTTTGTTCAATGGATAAACCATCCAGTAGCCAACGAAGTTGGCGCGGGGTAATATTCATTGGCGCCGTCTCCTTTTCGGATGGCCAATGGAACGTGCCTCTTTCCAAACGCCGGTAATGCAACCAAAACCCATTATTCTCCCATTGCAGAATCTTTAGCTTATCGCGTTTTCGATTACAAAACACGAACAGGCTGGGGGAAAAGGGGTCAAGGTCAAAGCATTCTTTTACAATCACTGCCAACCCGTCAATGGATTTACGTAGATCCGTGCTGCCGCGAGCCAGATATACACGATCAAATTGAAAGTTCATCCGTTTTGGTTCTGCAAGATATGTATGACATCGGACAATAATTGGACATTTGCTCCCGGCCGCACTTCAACAGAAATGGTATCAACATGAATAAAGATGGGTCCCTGGTCTTCAGCGTAATCGTCCACTTGAACAGTAAGCCACTGCGTTTCCGTTGTCTCCGTTTCTGGAGAAATGACATCTCTTTCAAACCGTTGAACCCAATAATACATTTGGTGGACCTTAATTTCTTGGTCTCGACACCATTCAGCAATGCTTTGCCCGCTTTCTTTCCAGTCGTCATAGCGCGCTTTCCATTCTATTCTTTTGTCTTTCAGGGTCATTGCATAACCTCCCGAATTAATTTCTAAGAAGATTATCGCATGGTAACCCTGTGATTAAAACGTGTATTCTATTTGTCGCTTACCGTTTTTCTTTTGTATTGTTGCTAAAAAATATTTCCCGAATGCAACGTAATAAATGTTAAAATAATGAATATAATGTGAATTTTTAGGTGAGGAGGAAAGTTTTTAATGAATGAAGGATTAAACAGCCCAAAAGGGTTTGGGGAAATTCTTGATGTTGCTTTTTCATTAAGTAAACAGTACTTTTCAAAATTTTTCCTGATAGTATTGATAGTTATTGGACCGCTTTATTTACTTCAGTCAATAGCTTTATTATTGACAGGGACCAGTTTTTTTAGGGAAGCTGCCAGTGGTGATAATTGGTTTGATCAAACTCTGAACAGTTTTATGGCAACCGCCAATACGACAATTGGGGAAGACCTTGTGAATACGGGAGTGGGGCTTTTAACGATTGTTTTCATACCTGTTGCTCAAGCAGCCATCCTATTCGCTGTTTCCCAATTGAAGAAGAATGAGTCGTTTAAAGTTGGCAGCGTAATTAAGCAGGCATTTTCAAAATTCTGGGTTATTTTGGGTGGGAGTATAATATTCGAAATTATCCTTTTTGCGATGATTTTCATCCCAACTTTTGTAATTATGATTATAGGCATTATCAGTACTTTCACTGACCCGATTGCAGGGATAGTAGTAACGATTATTATGATGTTGGGTGTTGGCTTAACAGCAGCATATTTCCTGACACGCTGGAGTTTTTATTTGGGGACTGCTGTGTTTGAAAATACGATACCGGGTTTATCGAGAAGCTGGCATTTAACCCGCCAAACAAGCTGGAAAGTATTCGGCATTTATATTGTATTTTTCCTTATATTTTTAGCTGTCAGTCTGGCAATTGAATCAATTTTTATCGCACTCCTGGGTAACAGTGTTCTTTATACGATTATCGTGAACCTGGTTACGTTAGTAACAACGATGATTTTTATGGTCGGTTATGCCATTATTTATTTTGATTTAAAAATCCGGCAAGGTGGAGATGATTTGAAGGATTTGATTGATGACTATCAGAATGCAGGCATTGAAAAGTAATGCCAGTATGTTTTGTTAAGCTGGGTGAAGATTATGTTTGTAAGTTCAGATAAAGCAAGAGAAGAAATACGGGGGATTTTAGACCAAAATGAATATAAAGTTTATTATGAAGACAATCGAAATTTTCTCCAAATCTGGTGGGAACGGCTAACCAACTGGATTGGCGAGCAATTAACTAAGTTGTTTTCCGGATTGGAGCCTTCAAGCGGTTTTGCAGATTTGGTTCTGTTTACCATCATTATCGCTATAATAGCTCTTATTGGATTTGTTGTTTTGCATCGTTTCCAGGCAGGGAAAAGGAGGAAATTTTACGACTATCAGCCACTAAAGTCTCTTAATGCGTCCAGTTGGTCATTTGCTGATCACCTGAGGGCAGTACGGCAGCAGGAAAATGATAAAAATCATAATGAAGCGGCGCGGCATTTGTTTTTGGCTACCTTGCTCTATTTTCATGATAAAGAATGGTTGAGGGCGAAGAATTGGAAAACAAACTGGGAATATTATGCTGAGCTGCAGCGGGTAAACAGTCAACTGGCAGACTCATTTCATCAGCTTGCGTTAGTATTTGATGAAGTTGTCTATGGCGAACAGAAATTGGAAATAGACGATTATTATCGTTTTCGGAATGAGGCGATGCAGTGGCTTGATGAGGATTCCACAGAAGTCTCCGGTGAAGTCTAAGGAGGGACAACAGGCTTGCAAACATTAAGAACAGGCGGAAGAACGCTGGTGTGGCTGGTTGTTGTTCTTCTGTTATTTATAGGAATTAGTTATACGGTCGCACCGGATGCACCTGAAGAGTTTCCTGACTTTGTTTCAGATTCCCCATCGCCTACAGGTGTGAAAGCTTTCTATACATATATGGATAACCAAACAGGTACGGTTAACAGATGGGACCATTCACCGGAACTTTTGACTGGTGAGGACGACAATCAGTTATTAATTATGGTCGAACCGTCTTTCACCCCTAACACCAAAGAAATGGAAGAATATATTTCTTTTATGGAATCAGGCAATACGATTTTGCTGTTAAAGACAAATCCGGATGGGATGTTTGGCATTGAAACGGTTCCGGCACAGAGTGAATCGGGCACCGTAACTAATCAGAACGGAAATGACCATAAGGCTGACTTAAATTCGACGTTTCGCATCGATTCAAATAAAGATAGTAACATAGTATTGCGTGATGATGCCGGTGTAATTGCAGCAGAAAGGGATCTTGGAATTGGAAAGTTAATTACGGCTGTATCACCGGAGTGGATTACGAACGGAAAAATATTGGAGCAAGATCATCTGGAATTAATTTTTTATCTAATACAGACGGGAAACGAAAGATGGGAAGCGATTTATTTTGATGAATACCTGCATGAGTCCGAGCATGCACCAGCAATAACGACACTTTATCCGGGCTGGATGCTGGTTCTGGGATTTCAGGTAATTCTGCTGACTATCGTCTGGCTCATGCATCAGGGGAAACGCTTTGGACCTGTCATTGAACCAAGGGAAGAAACAGTCCGGTTCAGTTATGAGCGCATTCGTGCACTGGCAGCATGGTATCAAAGGGGAAACAGATATATTGACTCACTGAGGATTCAGGCGGATTATTTAAAATTACGCTTGCAGGAACGTTGGGGAATTCCGTATTACAAAGATTGGTCAGATATTAAAGAACACATTGAACGGAAAATGGACACTGAACAGGATATGGACACATTCTTCAATGGATTAACATATGTGTTACGCCAGGATCGGATAAGCAAAAAAACGTACTTATCATGGGCAAAGCAGATAGATAGATTACGGAAAGAGGTGGAAGAAGGATGAGGAACGAGTTGGCATCATTACTGGAAAAATATGAAGAACGAATTCTTGGTCAATCAATGAATCTAAAACTCTTGCTATCTGCTGTTTTGGCAGATGGCCATGTTTTAGTTGAAGGTGTACCGGGCACCGGTAAAACACAGATGGTGCGTACACTTTCCGATTTACTGAATGGAACCTTTAATCGGATCCAATTTACACCGGATTTGCTTCCAAGTGATATAACAGGAAGTACCATATACAACA
The genomic region above belongs to Virgibacillus doumboii and contains:
- a CDS encoding ISL3 family transposase, producing MNDLLFLPDLTAIEPPQENETDMMFKVEAIYPPERCPECGFDKLYKHSSRKQLIMDLPIRLKRVGLQLNRRRYKCRECDSTFWERLISIDEKRSMTRRLLESIEEQSMSKTFVEVAESVGVDEKTVRNVFKDYAAFKEREYQFETPKWLGIDEIHIIRKPRLVLTNVERRTIYDIKKDRNKDIVIKRLLEIEDRSYIEYVTMDMWKPYKDAVNIVLPHAKVVVDKFHVVRMANQALDSVRKSLRTNMTPKGRRTLMRDRFILLKRRHDLIDRELLLLETWLGNIPDLKEAYELKEEFYKIWDTPSSQEGEKRYINWRQRCVSSNVKDAYKDLVRAVDNWNEEIFNHFDKRLTNAYTESINSIIRHVERLGKGYSFDSLRAKILFNEKLHKKRKPRFNKNAFYDALPNMFDHVTDHNVSDNFGIDFTTFIKELEKGEL
- a CDS encoding IS110 family transposase, with the protein product MNYNQNRKIMQITPSTLIVGIDIAKDKHVARMQDDRGIEFGKRLTFENRIHGFEQLLERVIKIQKEQDKNKVIFGVEPTGHYWMSLAYFLTARGYDFVLVNPMHVKKSKELDDNSPTKNDTKDARVIAQLIKDGRYSVPNLLDGIYAELREGMKLRDQLTKQLIVIEGRVQNNLQRYFPEFDDVFKDWDGKTAWFTLREFPYPSDICGMTPEEVLAQWKTVIKQGIGIKRANNLVEKANKSIGIEIGLRFARKELHSLLDQYELHYQQLERLDQEIEELLENIPGAKEMIAIKGLGVVTVATFFAEVGDVRKYHHPQQLVNMAGLALREHSSGKFKGQTRISKRGRKKLRKALYIAVRPLVANNPTFKALHRYYTTRPNRPLKKQQSLIALCCKLLRVLFVIGQKQCEFDGSKLLKGLPQTESLQAA
- a CDS encoding tripeptidase T → MVSVNKDRLIDEFMELVQIDSETKHETKIAEVLTNKFTELGLDVVEDDSKEKTGHGAGNLICILKGNKEGADPIYFTSHMDTVVPGNGIKPSIKDGYIVSDGTTILGADDKAGLAAIIETIRTLKENNIEHGDIQFVITAGEESGLVGAKALDGSLINAKYGYAIDSNGTVGDLIVAAPTQAKLFTVMKGKTAHAGLAPEKGVSAITLASKAISKMPLGRIDNETTANIGRFEGGKQTNIVCDHVEILAEARSLTPEKMEKQVAKMKDAFEKTAEELGGSAEVDVQVMYPGFNLDEDDEVVKIAQNAAKKIGRDSNLQKSGGGSDANIISGLGIPTVNLAVGYEEIHTTNERIPVDELVKVTELVTAIVQEVADR
- the tnpC gene encoding IS66 family transposase produces the protein MENTAHTSNESIEYFKARTEKLEMENEALEAELKWYQEQFRLSQQRRFGSSSEKTDSNQLSLFNEAETTADSTVEEPTVETITYKRKKQRGQREQKLENLPTETIEYCLSDEEQFCSCCGGALHDMSKEVRKELKVIPAQVKVVEHVRHVYSCRHCERYEIETPIVTAKMPEPVFPGSLASPSAMAYTMTQKYVEGMPLYRQEKHLERFGISIPRQTLANWIAYGANAWLELIYKEMHARLLELDMAHADETTLQVLSEPERPATSKSYMWLYRSGHTDVPIVLYDYQQTRAGKHPRRFLEGFKGYLHVDGYPGYNGLTNVTLVGCWAHARRKFTEALQALPESAATTSVKAKEGLAFCNQLYEIERKLKDVSPKERYKQRLERSQPVMEAFLAWLQEQTPRVLPKSALGKAIKYCRKQWEHLEAFLEDGRLEIDNNRAERSIKPFVLGRKNWLFSNTAKGARSSAIIYSIVETAKENGLNPFNYLSYLFEELPNMDTTDKEQLAQYLPWSAALPQECRVPNKSK
- the tnpB gene encoding IS66 family insertion sequence element accessory protein TnpB (TnpB, as the term is used for proteins encoded by IS66 family insertion elements, is considered an accessory protein, since TnpC, encoded by a neighboring gene, is a DDE family transposase.), whose protein sequence is MNFQFDRVYLARGSTDLRKSIDGLAVIVKECFDLDPFSPSLFVFCNRKRDKLKILQWENNGFWLHYRRLERGTFHWPSEKETAPMNITPRQLRWLLDGLSIEQKQAHREVKARTIL
- the tnpA gene encoding IS66 family insertion sequence element accessory protein TnpA, which encodes MTLKDKRIEWKARYDDWKESGQSIAEWCRDQEIKVHQMYYWVQRFERDVISPETETTETQWLTVQVDDYAEDQGPIFIHVDTISVEVRPGANVQLLSDVIHILQNQNG
- a CDS encoding DUF4129 domain-containing protein → MFVSSDKAREEIRGILDQNEYKVYYEDNRNFLQIWWERLTNWIGEQLTKLFSGLEPSSGFADLVLFTIIIAIIALIGFVVLHRFQAGKRRKFYDYQPLKSLNASSWSFADHLRAVRQQENDKNHNEAARHLFLATLLYFHDKEWLRAKNWKTNWEYYAELQRVNSQLADSFHQLALVFDEVVYGEQKLEIDDYYRFRNEAMQWLDEDSTEVSGEV
- a CDS encoding DUF4350 domain-containing protein — its product is MQTLRTGGRTLVWLVVVLLLFIGISYTVAPDAPEEFPDFVSDSPSPTGVKAFYTYMDNQTGTVNRWDHSPELLTGEDDNQLLIMVEPSFTPNTKEMEEYISFMESGNTILLLKTNPDGMFGIETVPAQSESGTVTNQNGNDHKADLNSTFRIDSNKDSNIVLRDDAGVIAAERDLGIGKLITAVSPEWITNGKILEQDHLELIFYLIQTGNERWEAIYFDEYLHESEHAPAITTLYPGWMLVLGFQVILLTIVWLMHQGKRFGPVIEPREETVRFSYERIRALAAWYQRGNRYIDSLRIQADYLKLRLQERWGIPYYKDWSDIKEHIERKMDTEQDMDTFFNGLTYVLRQDRISKKTYLSWAKQIDRLRKEVEEG